In Spirochaetota bacterium, the genomic window TTCGCGGTCATCATCAACGATCATGACGGCGATTACCGCAAGCGCGGTCTCACGCTCACGCCGGCGGGCACCGAGCCTTATATGCGCCCCGACCTGTATCCGGTGATGGTGCTGGAGAAGGAGTGAGCAGTGGTGAAGTCGAGATATATTGATATCCTGATCTCATGGGAAAGGAGACAACTATGGCATCGGGATCACGTCGTATGGGGCAGGCACAAGGGGATGCGCCCATGAAAAAAAGGCCGAACATCGTTCTGGTCATGACCGACCAACACCGAGGCGACTGCCTGTCGGTCAACGGGCATCCGCATCTCATGACACCCGTGCTCGACTATCTCGCGGCCGATGGCGTACGCTTCACGAGGGCGTACTCCGAGTGCCCGACCTGCGTTCCCGCGCGTCGCTGTGTCATGACCGGGCAGACACCGTTCACCAATGGTGTGGTCGGGTTCGCTCTCGGCGAACCGATACACACCACACTCACGCTGCCCGAAGTATTCCGGCGTGCCGGGTACCAGACAGCTTCGGTCGGCAGGAGTATGCATCAGTCCCCGACCTATGCACGATACGGATTTGAGATAGTGAATGATGATCCGTTCGCCGAGGTCTATTCCGAATTCAATCATGTCTGGCGTCTATCGGGCCGCGGAAAGAATTTCCAATCATGGCCGCATGTAGCTGCCGCTGGTATTACAGGAAATGGATTCAGGGCGAGACCGTGGAACCACGAGGAGCGCTTCCACGAAACCAACTGGTCCACCGCCAAGGCGGTTGAATTCCTCGATCGGCGGGATCGTGATGTTCCCTTCTTCCTCTACGTCGGCTTTGTCGCCCCGCATCCGCCGCTGCTGCCGCCGCAAGCCTACTATGACCGCTATATACGCATGCAGCTTGACGAACCGGTGGTAGGCGATTGGGCCGATCTGAATGCCCCGGAAGCCGGCGGGGGTGCTTGGCCGGATGGTGATCGGATAAAACTTTCCGGCAGGTTCAACCAGGAATGCAGGGCAGGCTATTACGGGCTCATCAATCACGTTGACGACCAGCTGTCGTTATTGTTCGAGCGCCTGAGAAATGAGAAGGAAGATACCTATATCATATTCACGTCGGATCACGGTGAAATGCTCGGCGACCACCACTGTTTCCGCAAGTATGTGCCGTACGAAGGCAGCGTGCATATCCCGATGATCATCAACGGACCCGGTCTGCCGAGGGGCATGGTGGCTCGGGAAGCCGTATGCCTCATGGATATACTCCCCACCTTCTGCGATCTGGCGGGGATCGACGTGCCGGAGGGTGTCGAGGGCATGAGCATGCTCAAATGCTTCGGCCATGAACGGCAATCGCGGCAATATATCCACGGCGAACATTCATGGGAAAATGAACAGGGAGGGCATCACTTCCTTACCGACGGTAGGCGGAAATATATCTGGTTCACACGCAGTGGCCGTGAGCAATTTTTTGATCTTGAACAAGACCCGCACGAATTGCATGATGCCATCGCCGACGAACGCTATCGCGATGAGGTCGATGGCTGGCGAAAGCACCTGATACGGTTGCTGCAAAACAGGCCGGAAGGGTTTTCCGATGGGAA contains:
- a CDS encoding sulfatase-like hydrolase/transferase; this encodes MASGSRRMGQAQGDAPMKKRPNIVLVMTDQHRGDCLSVNGHPHLMTPVLDYLAADGVRFTRAYSECPTCVPARRCVMTGQTPFTNGVVGFALGEPIHTTLTLPEVFRRAGYQTASVGRSMHQSPTYARYGFEIVNDDPFAEVYSEFNHVWRLSGRGKNFQSWPHVAAAGITGNGFRARPWNHEERFHETNWSTAKAVEFLDRRDRDVPFFLYVGFVAPHPPLLPPQAYYDRYIRMQLDEPVVGDWADLNAPEAGGGAWPDGDRIKLSGRFNQECRAGYYGLINHVDDQLSLLFERLRNEKEDTYIIFTSDHGEMLGDHHCFRKYVPYEGSVHIPMIINGPGLPRGMVAREAVCLMDILPTFCDLAGIDVPEGVEGMSMLKCFGHERQSRQYIHGEHSWENEQGGHHFLTDGRRKYIWFTRSGREQFFDLEQDPHELHDAIADERYRDEVDGWRKHLIRLLQNRPEGFSDGNGLQPGKRYPMVVRRNER